The Cylindrospermopsis curvispora GIHE-G1 genome contains a region encoding:
- a CDS encoding glycerate kinase codes for MSNSWLNQVSLASLLAGESVDWQVLARGGRTWEAGAKLFGITPEVVEERLSLLRCVFPDFKQLCENNLQIPTETMLQALWDLWLPLGVKIASSRKSLGRAMIEGILGPQGTGKTTMCQILNLVLRHLGYSSLSLSLDDLYKTHSDRLKLRQQDPRLIWRGPPGTHDIHLGLSLLDQILQDKFPVTVPRFDKSALSGAGDRTTPEIIDRVDIVLFEGWFVGVLPIDPETFTNAPAPIITPEDQAFARHMNQQLAAYVPLWQKIDSLIILKPTDYRFSLKWRKEAEHKMIAAGFSGMNDGQIEEFVKYFWRSLHPELFIEPLIKSSPKSLPVDLVIEVKEDHSLSYGGGVTGQ; via the coding sequence ATGAGCAACAGTTGGCTCAATCAGGTCTCACTGGCAAGTTTGCTTGCAGGTGAAAGTGTAGATTGGCAGGTTTTAGCAAGAGGAGGTAGGACATGGGAAGCTGGGGCAAAGCTATTTGGCATTACCCCTGAGGTTGTGGAAGAGAGATTATCTCTTCTTAGGTGTGTTTTTCCGGATTTTAAGCAACTGTGCGAAAATAACCTGCAAATACCCACCGAAACCATGTTACAGGCATTATGGGACTTATGGCTACCCCTGGGGGTAAAAATTGCCTCAAGCAGAAAAAGTTTAGGGAGGGCTATGATTGAGGGGATTTTAGGTCCCCAAGGCACAGGTAAAACCACAATGTGCCAGATCCTCAACCTGGTTCTCCGACACTTGGGATACTCTAGTTTAAGTCTATCATTGGATGATTTATATAAAACTCACAGCGATCGCCTGAAGTTAAGACAGCAGGATCCCCGATTGATTTGGAGAGGTCCACCAGGAACCCACGATATTCACCTAGGTTTAAGCCTACTAGATCAGATTCTCCAGGACAAATTCCCTGTGACAGTTCCCCGCTTTGATAAATCCGCTCTTTCTGGGGCGGGCGATCGCACTACCCCAGAAATAATAGATAGGGTTGATATAGTGTTATTTGAAGGTTGGTTTGTGGGAGTGTTACCCATTGATCCGGAAACATTTACTAATGCACCAGCACCGATTATCACCCCAGAAGATCAGGCTTTTGCCCGTCATATGAACCAGCAGTTAGCAGCTTATGTACCTCTGTGGCAAAAAATAGATAGTTTAATAATACTTAAACCAACTGATTACAGATTTTCTTTAAAGTGGCGTAAAGAAGCAGAACATAAAATGATTGCTGCGGGTTTTTCAGGTATGAACGATGGACAAATAGAAGAATTTGTCAAGTATTTTTGGCGATCATTACATCCAGAATTATTTATCGAACCCTTAATAAAATCATCTCCAAAATCATTGCCAGTAGATTTGGTAATAGAAGTTAAGGAGGATCATTCATTAAGTTACGGTGGAGGAGTCACGGGTCAATAA
- a CDS encoding DUF565 domain-containing protein, which translates to MQNTRLNNLLDTIATNVAQWFINPWRRLCLLLISWLFGFFLGSVVSTTAGQQAKLDIWAAAVLVLLTEVASRLFYSRGFFSQRAIWVESLNWLKIGLIYSLFLEAFKLGS; encoded by the coding sequence ATGCAGAATACTCGTCTTAACAATTTGTTAGATACCATTGCCACAAATGTGGCACAATGGTTTATTAATCCTTGGCGACGATTATGTCTGTTGTTAATTAGTTGGCTATTTGGTTTTTTTTTGGGATCAGTAGTTTCCACCACCGCAGGACAACAAGCTAAACTCGATATATGGGCCGCCGCTGTTTTGGTTTTACTGACGGAAGTTGCCAGCAGATTGTTCTATAGTCGTGGGTTTTTTTCTCAGCGAGCCATTTGGGTCGAATCCCTCAATTGGCTCAAGATTGGTTTAATATATAGTCTGTTTTTAGAGGCCTTCAAATTGGGTTCCTAG